From the genome of Gracilinanus agilis isolate LMUSP501 chromosome 2, AgileGrace, whole genome shotgun sequence, one region includes:
- the LOC123233264 gene encoding leukotriene B4 receptor 1-like, protein MGSDESSGEFDSPMALNVARLVACVVLGLAFILGVPGNLAVVWTVWRRMKAPQPTVLLILNLAAADLLALVTVPFWIHALSGAWSLGPSVCRVLVWLVNGSMFSGVLLITLLSAERLAALSRPFHLQRWWQRAGTRRVLGLLWVAALALAAPAPLTADTSSCLQRHFSSGRQLVTLLLLETVAGFVGPFTVIAVCSAFFRSRLRTLCHPSKRRAGRIVAAVVVAFAGFWLPYHASNGAAVAAELLEDSSEELAAWLLSAAAVGHSISGPLTFLSSCINPLLYAFAARRSGGLRGLAALFTRMVPSFDSDGAHEAASQSCGESASGQALALDRRDSAS, encoded by the coding sequence ATGGGTTCAGACGAGTCTAGTGGAGAGTTTGACTCTCCGATGGCTTTGAACGTGGCCCGCCTGGTGGCCTGTGTGGTCCTGGGCTTGGCATTTATCTTGGGCGTCCCGGGCAATCTGGCCGTGGTGTGGACAGTGTGGCGAAGGATGAAAGCTCCCCAGCCAACCGTGCTGCTCATCCTCAACCTGGCGGCCGCTGACCTGCTGGCGCTGGTGACGGTGCCCTTCTGGATTCACGCGCTCAGCGGTGCCTGGAGCCTGGGACCCTCCGTGTGCCGGGTCCTGGTGTGGCTGGTGAACGGCTCCATGTTCTCGGGCGTACTGCTCATTACGCTGCTGAGTGCCGAACGCCTAGCGGCTCTGAGCCGCCCCTTCCACCTGCAACGCTGGTGGCAGCGGGCCGGAACACGTAGGGTGCTGGGGCTCCTGTGGGTAGCCGCCCTAGCGCTGGCAGCGCCGGCCCCGCTCACGGCGGACACCAGCAGCTGCCTGCAGCGCCACTTCTCGTCTGGCCGGCAGCTGGTGACGCTTCTCCTGCTGGAGACGGTGGCGGGCTTCGTGGGGCCCTTCACTGTTATCGCTGTCTGTTCTGCCTTCTTCCGTAGTCGTCTGCGCACGCTGTGCCACCCCTCCAAGCGCCGCGCCGGCCGCATCGTGGCTGCCGTGGTGGTGGCCTTCGCCGGCTTCTGGCTTCCCTACCACGCATCAAACGGGGCGGCCGTGGCCGCCGAGCTGCTGGAAGACTCGTCGGAAGAGCTGGCCGCCTGGTTGCTCTCTGCAGCCGCCGTGGGCCACAGCATCTCGGGGCCCCTGACCTTCTTGAGCAGCTGTATCAACCCTCTGCTGTACGCCTTCGCTGCCCGTCGGAGCGGCGGGCTCCGGGGCTTGGCCGCCCTTTTCACCCGGATGGTCCCGAGTTTCGACAGCGATGGGGCCCATGAGGCGGCCAGCCAGAGTTGTGGGGAAAGCGCTTCTGGGCAAGCCTTGGCCTTGGACCGTCGTGATTCTGCCTCGTAA